The Triticum aestivum cultivar Chinese Spring chromosome 3A, IWGSC CS RefSeq v2.1, whole genome shotgun sequence genome includes a region encoding these proteins:
- the LOC123063578 gene encoding serine decarboxylase 1 isoform X2: MVEKNSEVLVGSPPAADHHCHQKVVVADTGKHAARVAVEGFAVLEPPADAEAAAERRDDVAALLAGFAQHLQERTTHHLGYPYNLDFNFSVMAQFQNFSINNLGDPFIESNYGVHSRQFEVAVLDWFARLWDLQQDEYWGYITNCGTEGNLHGLLVGRELFPDGIIYASRESHYSVFKAARMYRVDCVEIDTLISGEMNCADFKSKLSLNPGRPAIVNVNIGTTVKGAIDDLDRIIRTLEKCGFRDRFYIHCDGALAGLMMPFIKQAPKVTFKKPIGSVSISGHKFMGCPVPCGVVITRLEHVKVLSTDIEYLSSRDATIMGSRNGHAPMFLWYTLNKKGYRGIRKEVQKCLRNAHHLVNRLREAGVSAYLNELSSTVVFERPQDEAFVHKWQLACEGSIAHVVVMPNVSVEKLDDFIKELIGERLRWHEGGGFRVPCVAKDIGQENCLCGVHDKKLRVV; the protein is encoded by the exons ATGGTAGAGAAGAACAGCGAGGTGCTGGTAGGCTCGCCGCCGGCGGCCGATCACCACTGCCACCAGAAG GTGGTCGTAGCAGACACGGGCAAGCACGCGGCACGTGTGGCCGTGGAGGGCTTCGCGGTGCTGGAGCCTCCCGCGGACGCCGAGGCGGCGGCCGAGCGGCGAGACGACGTGGCCGCGCTCCTCGCCGGCTTCGCCCAACACCTCCAGGAGAGGACCACCCACCACCTGG GGTACCCTTACAACCTGGACTTCAACTTTAGTGTGATGGCCCAATTCCAGAACTTCTCCATCAACAATCTCGGCGACCCTTTCATTGAGAGCAACTACGGCGTCCACTCCAGGCAGTTTGAAGTTGCCGTGCTTGACTGGTTTGCCCGCCTCTGGGACCTCCAACAGGACGAATATTGGGGATACATCACCAATTGCGGCACTGAAGGGAACCTCCACGGCCTATTAGTCGG GAGGGAGCTTTTTCCAGATGGGATCATATACGCGTCTCGTGAGTCGCACTACTCCGTGTTCAAGGCAGCTAGGATGTATAGAGTTGATTGTGTGGAGATCGACACTCTAATTTCTGGAGAGATGAACTGCGCAGATTTTAAGTCCAAACTATCGCTGAACCCCGGGAGGCCTGCGATTGTTAATGTGAATATAG GAACGACTGTCAAGGGAGCCATCGACGATCTTGACAGGATTATAAGAACGCTTGAAAAATGTGGGTTTCGAGATCGATTCTACATCCATTGCGATGGTGCTCTAGCTGGCCTTATGATGCCATTTATCAAACAA GCACCAAAGGTGACATTCAAGAAGCCCATCGGAAGCGTGAGCATATCAGGCCACAAGTTCATGGGATGTCCTGTACCATGCGGCGTGGTAATAACCAGGCTCGAGCATGTAAAAGTGCTCTCCACTGATATCGAATACCTATCATCTAGAGATGCGACAATCATGGGGAGCCGCAATGGGCATGCACCAATGTTCCTTTGGTACACGTTGAACAAAAAGGGATATAGAGGCATCCGCAAAGAGGTCCAGAAGTGCTTGAGAAATGCTCATCATCTCGTGAACCGTTTAAGGGAGGCGGGAGTGAGCGCGTACCTGAACGAGTTGAGCAGCACGGTGGTGTTCGAGAGACCACAAGACGAGGCATTCGTCCACAAGTGGCAGCTCGCATGCGAGGGAAGCATCGCACATGTGGTGGTAATGCCAAATGTGAGTGTGGAGAAGCTCGATGACTTTATCAAAGAGCTCATCGGTGAGAGATTGCGCTGGCATGAAGGTGGAGGGTTTAGGGTGCCATGTGTTGCAAAGGACATCGGGCAAGAAAATTGCCTCTGCGGCGTGCATGACAAGAAATTAAGAGTTGTGTAA
- the LOC123063578 gene encoding serine decarboxylase 1 isoform X1: MVEKNSEVLVGSPPAADHHCHQKVLQNHPGVSGVVPPVTDGLLQVVVADTGKHAARVAVEGFAVLEPPADAEAAAERRDDVAALLAGFAQHLQERTTHHLGYPYNLDFNFSVMAQFQNFSINNLGDPFIESNYGVHSRQFEVAVLDWFARLWDLQQDEYWGYITNCGTEGNLHGLLVGRELFPDGIIYASRESHYSVFKAARMYRVDCVEIDTLISGEMNCADFKSKLSLNPGRPAIVNVNIGTTVKGAIDDLDRIIRTLEKCGFRDRFYIHCDGALAGLMMPFIKQAPKVTFKKPIGSVSISGHKFMGCPVPCGVVITRLEHVKVLSTDIEYLSSRDATIMGSRNGHAPMFLWYTLNKKGYRGIRKEVQKCLRNAHHLVNRLREAGVSAYLNELSSTVVFERPQDEAFVHKWQLACEGSIAHVVVMPNVSVEKLDDFIKELIGERLRWHEGGGFRVPCVAKDIGQENCLCGVHDKKLRVV, translated from the exons ATGGTAGAGAAGAACAGCGAGGTGCTGGTAGGCTCGCCGCCGGCGGCCGATCACCACTGCCACCAGAAGGTCCTCCAGAACCACCCCGGCGTCAGCGGTGTTGTCCCCCCGGTTACTGATGGTCTGCTGCAGGTGGTCGTAGCAGACACGGGCAAGCACGCGGCACGTGTGGCCGTGGAGGGCTTCGCGGTGCTGGAGCCTCCCGCGGACGCCGAGGCGGCGGCCGAGCGGCGAGACGACGTGGCCGCGCTCCTCGCCGGCTTCGCCCAACACCTCCAGGAGAGGACCACCCACCACCTGG GGTACCCTTACAACCTGGACTTCAACTTTAGTGTGATGGCCCAATTCCAGAACTTCTCCATCAACAATCTCGGCGACCCTTTCATTGAGAGCAACTACGGCGTCCACTCCAGGCAGTTTGAAGTTGCCGTGCTTGACTGGTTTGCCCGCCTCTGGGACCTCCAACAGGACGAATATTGGGGATACATCACCAATTGCGGCACTGAAGGGAACCTCCACGGCCTATTAGTCGG GAGGGAGCTTTTTCCAGATGGGATCATATACGCGTCTCGTGAGTCGCACTACTCCGTGTTCAAGGCAGCTAGGATGTATAGAGTTGATTGTGTGGAGATCGACACTCTAATTTCTGGAGAGATGAACTGCGCAGATTTTAAGTCCAAACTATCGCTGAACCCCGGGAGGCCTGCGATTGTTAATGTGAATATAG GAACGACTGTCAAGGGAGCCATCGACGATCTTGACAGGATTATAAGAACGCTTGAAAAATGTGGGTTTCGAGATCGATTCTACATCCATTGCGATGGTGCTCTAGCTGGCCTTATGATGCCATTTATCAAACAA GCACCAAAGGTGACATTCAAGAAGCCCATCGGAAGCGTGAGCATATCAGGCCACAAGTTCATGGGATGTCCTGTACCATGCGGCGTGGTAATAACCAGGCTCGAGCATGTAAAAGTGCTCTCCACTGATATCGAATACCTATCATCTAGAGATGCGACAATCATGGGGAGCCGCAATGGGCATGCACCAATGTTCCTTTGGTACACGTTGAACAAAAAGGGATATAGAGGCATCCGCAAAGAGGTCCAGAAGTGCTTGAGAAATGCTCATCATCTCGTGAACCGTTTAAGGGAGGCGGGAGTGAGCGCGTACCTGAACGAGTTGAGCAGCACGGTGGTGTTCGAGAGACCACAAGACGAGGCATTCGTCCACAAGTGGCAGCTCGCATGCGAGGGAAGCATCGCACATGTGGTGGTAATGCCAAATGTGAGTGTGGAGAAGCTCGATGACTTTATCAAAGAGCTCATCGGTGAGAGATTGCGCTGGCATGAAGGTGGAGGGTTTAGGGTGCCATGTGTTGCAAAGGACATCGGGCAAGAAAATTGCCTCTGCGGCGTGCATGACAAGAAATTAAGAGTTGTGTAA